The genome window GAAGACCTATAAAGAGGTAAgacttattttttaatataatactaATTGATTTGATAGTAATTTGATAttaattcttttttaattataaaattgtaaaatatcttaattatgtgATTCAGAATCCTCTAGGACTTTCTAAACTTATACTGTAGAACATTTCCATTACAAACAGTGTGATTGTTCATGCAGGTTTCTAGTGAGAAAAATGTGTGCAATACATCATTGTGTTGCATGGTTTACttacaaataatatttacctttAATTACAGAGATGGAGGATGTAGTGAAACGAATGCTCAAGCTCATTGATACAGATGCTGACTCCTTTGCCAAGAGGGCAGAGTTGTACTTCAAAAGGAGACCAGAGTTGATAAACTTTGTGGAAGATGCCTACAGGGCTTACAGAGCATTGGCTGAAAGATATGACCACATATCAGGAGAACTACACAAGGCCAACCACACCATAGCAACTGCTTTTCCTGAACAAGTTCAGTATGCCAtgctagaggaggaggaggatagttTGCCTAAAGCAATTACCCCGATTGATCCTAGTAAAATTAACAAGCCAACAGTGGAGGGATTGatgaacaaaagaagagaaaatgaaTCGTCTATAAGGAGGAAACAGAAGAAGGGTAATGCACCTCAGTTCAATAACGAACAGGCTCAAGAAGAGATAAATAAGCTCCAGAAAGGAATACTGGTTCTGCAGACTGAGAAAGAATTCATCAAGAGCTCATATGAGAGTGGGATAGTCAAGTATTGGGAGATTGAAAAGCAAATAGTGGAGATGCAAGAAAAAGCTTGTGGCTTGCAAGATGAGTTTAGTACTAGTGCAGTCATTGGGGACAACGAGGCACACGCCTTGATGACAGAGAcagctcttaaatcttgtgaggaTGCCATAGTTAACTTGCAGGAACAACGAAAGAAATCATTGGAACAAGCAAAAGTAGAGTCTGAAAGAATTAAGATCGCTGGCAAAAAGTTGAAAATTTTCAAAGGTGAGAATTGTCAATCAGAAATGGTAAATGCAGACATGTCTGGTGAAAACACACAGATGGGCTTCACTGCTGAAAAAATGGAGGGAGATGAGTATGCTCTAAACAAGGCAAGGCTTGAGTTACAGTCCATATGTGAGAAAATTAGGACTCATTTTGAAATGAATACTGAAAGTTCTGTATCTGAAATGGCGGAAAAGATTAatgagcttgtaaataaagtaATTACGTTGGAACTCACTGTTTCATCACAGGCagtacaaataaatcaattgacTTCAGAAAACAATGAACTCGATGAATGTCTTCTGAAATTGGAAGAGGAGAAAAATGTTCTGATCAATGACTCAAATGCATTGTCTAAAAGACTGAAGGAAGCTGAAGAGGAGTTAAGCAGAGTTCAGGCAATTGAGAAAATTGTCCAAGACGAAGAAATAGTTTTCCATGAAAACTTGGCTGCAGCATGTTGCAGCATCAAAGGTTTTTCAGATAAGCTGCAGTCTCATGAGCATCCAGAAGATGATTGTATAGTAGAGAAAGAAGTTTCAAAATCTAGCACTGAACCACAGAGAGAGTGTCAggataaaaaggaaaatgaaatCCATGAGATGAAGAAAGGTTTGGAAGAAGAGATTCATACAACTCAGGAACTTGGTCATTTCCTAAAAGATCTTTCCCAGACTGAGGCAGATTCTGGACTCAAGAGTGCTTCAGGAAGGAATGAGGACTTGATACAAAGAAATGAACTGGCGAAGAAAGTTTCATCACAAGCAGATCTTAGCATTCGTCTAAATAACAATGAACAAATTTTGCCCGACGGAGAAGAGCAAACTCTTAAGTTTCAGCAAATAATTTTAACTGGTTTAGAAGGTAGAGAAAAGATTCTACTAGCTGAGTACACGTCACTCTTGCAAAATTACAAAGAGACAAAGAGAAGGCTCTCTGAAGAAGTACTGAACAAAAATCAGTATCTTCAAAGGACGATGGCTTTGACAGGGGAACTGAAGAATGCCATTGCAATCAAAGATGAGGAGATACGACTGTTGAGACAATGGCTGGCCTCTCTAAAAATGAGTTCTAGTGTCACGCTAGATGCACCTTCTGTTGAAGGCTTTTGGCATGGTCAACACAAGGTTGAAGGCATATCCAACTCTCCAATGGTCACGCAGAATCCTACTCGAGATCCTGAGATGTCCAAAGATCTAAATGCATCCGCTACCAAACAAGATTCGTGTGTTGAGTATACAGAAATAACAAGTCCCCTTGCACAAGGCACTAATGCAAATTGTATCGATGAGCCAACGAGCATTTCACCCATCGGAGAAAAATTTAGAAGAGATATTGATGCTTTGCTTGATGGAAATTTAGAATTCTGGCTAAGGTTTAGCACATCATTCCATTTCATACAAGACTTCAGAGCAAAGTTCAAAGACCTACAAGCTGATATCAGTAAGCCGAAGGACCACAAGACACTGGAGGGCAATGGTGGTGCTGCTAGTGATCGAGCTGGGAAACCTGAACCAGCACTTTTAACCACAAGACTGAGAGAATTGAAAACTGAACTACAGGTATGGTTGGAACAATCCACACTATTAAGAGCAGAGCTGCATGGTAGGATCTCATCTCTTTGCTACATGCAAGAGAAGATCTCTGGTGCCGTCAACACAGAATTAGAACCTGGAGAAGTGCTGCTCACTCCTTGTCAAGCTGCAGGGTTTCACGGTGAGGTGATGAACATGAAACAGGAGAACAATAAAGCCGCTAGTGAACTGCAGATGGGAATCGATTACATCAGGAGGCTTCAACTAGAAATCGAGCAGCAGCTGTCCGAACTACGTGAGCCATTTGTACCAAAAAGCAGCCCAACCGATCACTTGGAAAATTCTCCAAAGAGGACCAATGTGCCATTGCGGGTCTTCCTTTTTGGTGCCAAGCCTAAGAAACCATCTTTATTTGCACGCATCCAACCTATGTTTCAGAGACAAAACAGCAAGCTTCGGGCTGGGCATCGGTAAGTCAATGATGGGTACTTCAAAAGTTTTGAGTAACTACAAAATATTAGACTAGTTTTCATTGTATAAATTTGTGGAATTACTTTGAACAGGTCAAAACGGTTTTCTCAGCCCGAGTAGTAGCTCCAACAAAGCAACTTCAATCCCATCATGATGTGGAAGgccttcttttcttatttttctctcctctttttatatGGATTCCTTCAATTTGTCTCGATTTTATATTGACCCATCTGTGTGCTTTGTCTCATCTTTGTATCcattcttttattttaattttttacactGGTGAAAGTTGTGTGGGATTGAATTCTATAACCGTGTAATCAAGATGCTATTCattctttgaaaagaaaaaaccCCACCTGCATTTATTGTTCAAAGCCTGGATTTTTCTCCCCTTTTCCTTCCAGGAGAAGTCAGAAGCTATTCTTTTCTTTCCATGTTGTTATTGTCCATGCGGGGACCAAAAATCCTCATGTTGAAATGCTCTGTAATGTCATAATATTATTCATAGTAGCATTCACTATTGTATTTCCCAGTTGCAATTGGAATTGATGCATATCAATCAGTCTTGGTTCGAAGATTCTGAAAAGATGGCATTAAAGAGATAGTAAAGAAACATGCATACGTTAATAATCTAGTCTTCATGTGCAGTTATGCACGAGAGCTGTAGGTGCAATCGGATGCAATGCATATGTGTATCTgttctttattttccttttacAAAGATTGCGTGAAGTGATCAAGTTTGTGTGTTTATGCATCACAACATAACTCTTTTGCAACAGTAACATTTAATCATGTGATTAAGTTTTAAGATCTTCCGATATATCTTTCTTCCAAATATTATTGGATTAGAGGCCGTCCCAAcaatttttgcattttttttggAGTTAATGCAAGTCCGCATCATTTTACCATCGGTCCCTTTTGATATATATTCTCTGCGTCGATCAGACGCCGAGTTCACAGAAACACTGAATTGGAAGATCTTGATGGGCACACAAAGATACCAAAAGATAAAAGCGTGTGGATcgcaaaggaagaaaagaaagaagtttctgTCGAGCTAAAatatatgattcataataaaaattaaaataaaatttgttgTAAAATGTGACACTAGAAATAAAAATCTTCTCTCTAAATGTTTATTCTTATTCCTAATTTATTTTCTATTGTATATGTAAATGGCATTCTACGAAAACCCACACAAAAAAAGAACATTAAAGTTaggactattattattattattattctatttCTCGGTATTCCttttttcataatatattttttcgatTAAACTCTTTCCCTTTAATAAtacgataaaaatataatt of Musa acuminata AAA Group cultivar baxijiao chromosome BXJ1-7, Cavendish_Baxijiao_AAA, whole genome shotgun sequence contains these proteins:
- the LOC103991906 gene encoding protein NETWORKED 2D-like translates to MLQRAANNAYSWWWASHIRTKQSKWLDSNLQGQSLDPPLPLTTSVIVHAEMEDVVKRMLKLIDTDADSFAKRAELYFKRRPELINFVEDAYRAYRALAERYDHISGELHKANHTIATAFPEQVQYAMLEEEEDSLPKAITPIDPSKINKPTVEGLMNKRRENESSIRRKQKKGNAPQFNNEQAQEEINKLQKGILVLQTEKEFIKSSYESGIVKYWEIEKQIVEMQEKACGLQDEFSTSAVIGDNEAHALMTETALKSCEDAIVNLQEQRKKSLEQAKVESERIKIAGKKLKIFKGENCQSEMVNADMSGENTQMGFTAEKMEGDEYALNKARLELQSICEKIRTHFEMNTESSVSEMAEKINELVNKVITLELTVSSQAVQINQLTSENNELDECLLKLEEEKNVLINDSNALSKRLKEAEEELSRVQAIEKIVQDEEIVFHENLAAACCSIKGFSDKLQSHEHPEDDCIVEKEVSKSSTEPQRECQDKKENEIHEMKKGLEEEIHTTQELGHFLKDLSQTEADSGLKSASGRNEDLIQRNELAKKVSSQADLSIRLNNNEQILPDGEEQTLKFQQIILTGLEGREKILLAEYTSLLQNYKETKRRLSEEVLNKNQYLQRTMALTGELKNAIAIKDEEIRLLRQWLASLKMSSSVTLDAPSVEGFWHGQHKVEGISNSPMVTQNPTRDPEMSKDLNASATKQDSCVEYTEITSPLAQGTNANCIDEPTSISPIGEKFRRDIDALLDGNLEFWLRFSTSFHFIQDFRAKFKDLQADISKPKDHKTLEGNGGAASDRAGKPEPALLTTRLRELKTELQVWLEQSTLLRAELHGRISSLCYMQEKISGAVNTELEPGEVLLTPCQAAGFHGEVMNMKQENNKAASELQMGIDYIRRLQLEIEQQLSELREPFVPKSSPTDHLENSPKRTNVPLRVFLFGAKPKKPSLFARIQPMFQRQNSKLRAGHRSKRFSQPE